The sequence below is a genomic window from Tubulanus polymorphus chromosome 1, tnTubPoly1.2, whole genome shotgun sequence.
TCTGTGATTGAGAGCACTCTCACAAAACAACAACTGGCCAAGTATGACAAAAGATATCAAGAGGGGTTTACGCGGTTCAGCTTGAGGGCATTTTAGAATATCACTTAGTTTACTTTAAAAAGTGATGCGTTATATATGACATGGAAGTggttaaaagaaaaatcattggTGAGTGACGAATGAATagatttgataaaataaatcCATCCGTCCTGACCTCGAAATCTTTATTTTGGAGCAAAATGACTATTTTCCATTTGATAACACCTCTTCAAGATCAAGTAAACTAAGTGATATTCTCAGGGATCCCAGAGGGCCCTCACCAAATCTGCCGAAGGTTCTTACGGCTACAGTATCATAGGCAGGCAACCACGTAGACTCGCGAGACTAACGCGTTAGTCTCGCGAgtcagaaaatgagaaatggttcgaatcccactgaAGTGAGCAGGCTGAATGAAAACACTAGAGACCGAATCTATTATTAAGCCGGAGACGTCCGGATGCCTTAAATTTCACGCTTTTATCGATCACGTGATCATCCGGAGGTCTCCAATATCTGGCATGGTGGTTTAGTTGCGCATTGGAGCCATGCGGCATAGCATtaacaggcaaccagtctaggaTCAGAATTCCGACACGCAACCAGTCTATTAGTCCATTAAGTGATAGCACATCCGATCCATCTTAGTGGATAATCCGCACGTGATAATAGTCGGCCGAAAGAGAAAAGCTGtgaattttatcatttaaaacacttttaattagaaattttttgcAAAGTTTTATAATCTTCTGCGCTGCCGGTGATTTTTCCATAGAGATTTTTATAAAGTCACACACAGACACATCTTTTTATCGGAATAACACATCGTTAATGGACGCTTTTACGATCCCGGCGCTTTTACGGCCGTCCGATATGATCGACCGATAAATCTTACCTGCGCCTGGAAGTTTGAAATTTGTTCTTCGATCttttacaatttattttgtgTTTATCAGTTTTAGCATGATCTTCCAGAGATACACGTCCTCGGGTACCATAAGCGAGTTCCTTGTCGCACCATATACATATTGCTTTCCCAGGGCTATTAAGTTTCCTCGCCCAATCCGAACGTCGCACACCATCCACTTCAATTTCTAGCCAGTTCCATCTCCAGCTGTTTTTCACTTTCTCGTCGATAGCCCTCGGATCCAACGATCCATATCTCTCAACTACTTTTTTAGACGACATACCAGACGCCCGTACTACGACTACTTCAATAGCCTGTACGTACTTGACTGTGTGTGAATAAACTATTACAAACCGCTACCTAGCTACGTCTTACTGTTGGGAGTATTTCTATAGTGGACTATTGATTTTTTAGAATGTTAATTTTAGAACAACAAACGCGCTAGTGTAGCGGCGCGCACTGCGAGCACCGTCATTGCGTAGCCATCGTCGCTAAGAATGATGATGCTGTAATAGCGAATTGAAAGAGCTCAtcctaccccccccccccctcatTTTTACATCAAATTTACATCGATCTCGGAGACCACAAATTCGCGGCAAAACAGCGGATTTCCGCTGATCCGCGGAACTCTGGGATCCCTGTATTCTAAAATACCCTCAAGCTGAACCGCCTAAACCCTGTCAACCAAAACCCTGTAGGCCGACTGCAAATTATTTCGTTATAACATCGGATGGAGCATACGTTGAAAAGTCTTTACGAGAAGAGAAAAAGTCACAAGAACCtcgaaataagaaattaaaaacTATCACAAGGTAAGTTAAATTGCTATGATGTATCCTAATGATTGATACCCAGCACTTACCATGCATATTTCTTCCATCATTACAGAAAACTTTACCTGCAAAATAACAAAAGACATGCCCAGCAATCGAAGTAATGGAGAGTAGACTTGATGTACgtgaaacttctttatttctaaagatgttttgtatttttctcaTGTTTAATTAAGTGTTCTTACTTCCTCACCAGCACAACAAGGCAGCTACATCCACAGATGTCTCAGCTGAAAAAAGCAGCCCTATACCATCATTAGAGGATACACACCAGGAACTAAGGTAACCTTTGCGAACTAGGTACTCTGTAAATAAACGATCAAAACAGATGATTAGTTAATAAAATCCAAATAACATTCTATGGTTCTGAAGCCCCGATCGAGTAGACCGTGATTGTGATTCAACGGTACCAGGTTATTGATCTTTGAAGGATTTAAGTGAAGTCTCTAAATAATTCTTATTATTGAATTTACATCTTTAGAGCTGATTCTTATGTTGCAATTGCTCAAAAGGGTGAACAAGCAAAAAATCACCTCTATTTTGGAATAGTAAGTACAAGAATGGATGGGCCTTAACAGAGCATTTGCTGATTCTGTAACACTAGACTGCAATGTTCATTTCAGGTCGAAAAAATGTTACCGGAGAGCTCTTCGCTGCAGATCAAGTTTTGGAACAGCTCCAGCGAAGACGTCGAAGATCACCCTTTATCAGGGGTCAATATGGTGCTGTCTCCGCCCCGCATCATCAATCAACGATGCCAGCTTTCATTTGAATGTAGAGAGTACAAAAACACCAATGACATTTTCTGTGCAATGACCTGATATGATTTGATAGTAGGCCTAGCCtagtaatattgattttaatatgatttgttattttgtctgttattgaatgaaaaattgaattttcgttTCTATCTATCtctatgaatgaaatattgcctGCTGAGGCCTAGGccattcaaaatttatttgaataattgttattaaatatattattgttACAACGGATAAAATTTGTTCACTTTTAGCAAacttcaatcaatttcaatgacacAATAGACATGATAGGCGGTTCCTGAACtacgctgaaaaagctgaaacactgaaaagctgaaataaaaacgctgaaatttcagggaatttccgaaaaacgccgaaatttcagggaattcccgaaaaacgctgaaatcgtgctaggtaccgacaatacacgttttgaaatattttccgggccggtgtccgctgacgagtcctgaaccgtgttttagtctctaccttcggttacagagacatgtaTATCGtggacagtatgtgtggagtatacttctagagggccacttgttggacaaattaattcgcttgaaatccggatttttaatgcatacaggcagcataatgaggaaaacccattcacaaaccgtgcaagccaacttaaacactatgctcaatattccctgcaagacgcaaaatatcttatttgaacgttcatgtataaaacatggagcaacttttcttttgtcaacacgttgatgggcgacggactatggtattctctgaaggaggtaaattaaatttgacagctagttatataaatgatgcagcttttggacaaaagggatctaactaaatttctttttaattcactgtggaatggaatggattgacgccaatggcatgcagaaggcccctacgtatgggacatactgattagcgtcaaccaattaatctaaatcgggcaaaccattcaacaactgtgaataatttatttgctgtggtgtgataataattagttttttttgaagaaatgacataccaactgttagaaaaatgtaccgattcttatttttagactactactgaatctataaaaggaggagtcttagacaaagttgatttgcttagtgtgttttgtaagtttaatttcagtatttatttactaagtgctgttcCCTCGGACCacagtgctttcaaactaggcccaccccataggctatatagtccAGGGTGTATTAGTGTGATGGACCGGTAAAGTCCGGTATCCGGCTTTTACCGAGTCCAAATCCGTATTCTAGTGACCCCGTATTGTGTGGGGATTCTTTTGTTCTCTTTTGGCGtggaaataaaagaaagaagacGTTAGGTAAATCTCGGCGTGGTCTTTGATTAATTTAG
It includes:
- the LOC141911675 gene encoding uncharacterized protein LOC141911675, producing MESRLDHNKAATSTDVSAEKSSPIPSLEDTHQELRADSYVAIAQKGEQAKNHLYFGIVEKMLPESSSLQIKFWNSSSEDVEDHPLSGVNMVLSPPRIINQRCQLSFECREYKNTNDIFCAMT